From Pseudodesulfovibrio nedwellii:
TTGTTGACGCCGGTGGTAATCTCAAAGCCTTCTATCGTCAGGAAGACGCCTTTATCGGCAGCATTGACATCTCTATTAAGAAAGCAGTCACGGCTCGTTACTTCAATATGCCCACTCGCGCTCTGGGAGCCGCTTCTCAGGTTGGAAAATCCCTTTACGGTATTGAAGTCAGCAATGACGGCCTGATTCTCTTTGCCGGAGGCGTTCCGCTGGTGGATGCAAATAACGTTATCATTGGTGCAATCGGCGTGAGCGGTGGCAGTGTTGATGAAGATGAAAGCGTGGCCATAGCTGGGGCTGCAGTCATCAAGTAGTGTATTATTGGTCGTCAGTGCGCTGAGGACCGTGTTCGAAATATGTACGGTTCCAAACCGGAAAGGGTGATCCTTTCTAGGGTGGAACCGTCTCTTTATTTGGTTGAGATTGGTATGATATGGTGCATGTTGGGTGATCAACTGTTGTATCTCGTTTTTTGACAGGGCATACGGAAGAGTAACGAA
This genomic window contains:
- a CDS encoding GlcG/HbpS family heme-binding protein translates to MRKLMLSTILALSFMLSFSLPALAGSPVKTLPGDITLAQAQTILTAALKKAEAIKVPMNIAIVDAGGNLKAFYRQEDAFIGSIDISIKKAVTARYFNMPTRALGAASQVGKSLYGIEVSNDGLILFAGGVPLVDANNVIIGAIGVSGGSVDEDESVAIAGAAVIK